Proteins encoded in a region of the Megalops cyprinoides isolate fMegCyp1 chromosome 3, fMegCyp1.pri, whole genome shotgun sequence genome:
- the tlcd5b gene encoding TLC domain-containing protein 5, protein MTLLIVEVTSCLIGWVVLYASLCYLNSHRGYEWNCRLVTLFHGILIVCVTAYIGFIDGPWPFTHPGTENTPLQVTALALSLGYFMFDMGWCVYFRTEGSIMLAHHTLSILGIVLALALGESGIETCAVLFGSEITNPLLQARWFLRKVGRYHSLAGDVVDLLFVLLFASVRIGVGGRMLYCELTSPRPSLLMKGGGVAMYGLSWVFMVDITRFACRKSGAKFRCWQEARKAVEVNGKSEKAS, encoded by the exons ATGACATTGTTGATTGTGGAGGTAACCAGCTGCCTGATTGGGTGGGTAGTGCTATATGCCTCTCTCTGTTACCTGAATAGTCACCGTGGCTACGAATGGAACTGTCGCCTTGTGACACTGTTTCACGGCATCCTCATCGTCTGTGTGACAGCATACATTGGCTTCATTGATGGACCCTGGCCTTTTACACATCCAG GCACGGAAAATACCCCGCTGCAGGTCACAGCCCTGGCGCTCAGCCTGGGCTACTTCATGTTCGACATGGGCTGGTGCGTTTATTTCCGCACGGAGGGCTCCATCATGTTGGCGCACCACACCCTGAGCATCCTGGGGATCGTGCTGGCGCTGGCACTGGGCGAGTCGGGCATCGAGACGTGCGCTGTGCTCTTCGGCAGTGAGATCACCAACCCGCTGCTGCAAGCACGCTGGTTCCTGCGCAAGGTGGGCCGCTACCACAGCCTGGCGGGTGATGTCGTTGACCTGCTCTTCGTGCTGTTGTTTGCCAGTGTGCGCATCGGGGTGGGTGGCAGAATGCTGTACTGCGAGCTTACCTCCCCCCGGCCCTCACTGCTCATGAAGGGTGGCGGGGTTGCCATGTATGGCCTCTCCTGGGTCTTCATGGTGGACATAACCCGCTTTGCCTGCCGCAAGAGCGGCGCCAAGTTCCGCTGCTGGCAGGAGGCCCGCAAAGCCGTTGAGGTGAACGGGAAGTCTGAGAAGGCCAGCTGA